The Salmo salar chromosome ssa06, Ssal_v3.1, whole genome shotgun sequence genome window below encodes:
- the slc25a17 gene encoding peroxisomal membrane protein PMP34 has protein sequence MSTEDFRFAEVFSYESLVHAMAGAVGSVTAMTVFFPLDTARLRLQVDEKRKARSTPAILSEIVKEEGLLAPYRGWLPVICSLCCSNFVYFYCFHSLRASWLRGHKSTPSRDLLMGIAAGVVNVLVTTPLWVVNTRLKLQGAKFRNADIRPTNYSGIMDAFVQIIEDEGVGALWNGTFPSLLLVLNPAVQFMIYEGLKRQLRSLVHRELLSLEIFLIGAIAKAVATTFTYPLQTVQSILRFGQHRQHTDRSPLLNSLRSVMYLLINRVRKYGMLGLFKGLEAKLLQTVLTAALMFLLYEKIASNIFRVMGVKRPASSH, from the exons ATGAGCACCGAAGACTTTCGATTTGCTGAAGTTTTCTCGTACGAAAGCTTGGTGCATGCAATGGCAGGAGCAGTG GGGAGTGTGACGGCAATGACCGTTTTCTTCCCACTTGACACTGCAAGACTACGGCTGCAAG TGGATGAGAAGAGGAAAGCCAGGTCCACTCCTGCCATTCTGTCAGAGATTGTCAAGGAAGAAGGGTT GCTGGCGCCCTACAGGGGCTGGCTCCCAGTGATCTGCAGTCTCTGCTGTTCCAACTTCGTCTACTTCTACTGCTTCCACAGCCTGAGAGCCAGCTGGCTCAGGGGACACAAGTCAACTCCAAGCAGAGACCTGCTAATGGGCATCGCTGCAG gtgtAGTGAACGTGCTTGTGACCACTCCGCTGTGGGTGGTCAACACACGACTCAAGCTTCAGGGGGCAAAGTTCCGCAATGCAGACATCCGTCCCACTAACTACTCAGGCATCATGG atgCCTTTGTGCAGATCATTGAGGACGAAGGGGTGGGGGCCCTGTGGAACGGGACATTCCCCTCTCTCCTGCTGGTGCTCAACCCGGCTGTCCAGTTCATGATCTATGAGGGCCTGAAGAGGCAGCTGAGAAGCTTGGTTCACAGAGAG CTGTTGTCTCTGGAGATATTTCTGATTGGTGCCATAGCCAAAGCAGTGGCCACCACATTCACATACCCACTACAGACTGTACAGTCCATCCTGAGG TTTGGTcaacacaggcagcacacagacagatcaCCATTGCTGAACAGCCTGAGAAGTGTGATGTATCTGCTGATCAATAGAGTGAG GAAGTATGGCATGCTGGGCCTGTTCAAAGGCCTGGAAGCTAAACTCCTACAGACCGTCCTGACTGCTGCCCTCATGTTCCTGCTCTACGAGAAGATCGCCAGCAACATCTTCAGGGTCATGGGAGTGAAGAGGCCTGCGTCCAGCCACTAG